The genomic window taatatatatggataGAGAGAATATTCCtcgatcaattaaaaaaaaaaacttgttacattttcattataaattgactctagtttctttttttctttttcctcctCCTCCCCCTAAATATACTCCTTACCAAATTGGAACACTCGAGAAACATCAATATATTGTGAGTAGCGCTCTGGCAAACCCAAGATTTTTTGATTCAGTTCTAATAATACTCATTGAATATGTTGAAATGGTTTCTCTTGCGTGACTTGTATCCTAGTTTCTGTgtatactatttataatatatctatctCTATAATTACTATATTCCTATCTGACCTAACAGATTTATgcgattataaatttatttgaaactattgttctttttttcctctgtgttaatgtatgtacaaaaattaaacattgagctgaatttttttacaaaaatattttatcaggaCCTTGTTTTTGTTTCGGAGAAAGTTGTACAGTTAGGCTTGTATATCTAAATCACATGAACAGGGTGTACTTAGCGTTTTCCTTCCACACCTTCTCGCACGTACGTTTCTTAGTAGGGTTGGTGTGCATATGTGAGGTTGCGTTGAATCTCAAGATAAAAGACCGCGAAAAGCACAGTTCAGTGACAGGTGCTGTTACTGCTTCCTAAGTGTTAGTGGGGTTATAACTTTTATCTTTCTCTTATTACTATTCAATTGTTCATATGTAGTAGACGTAGATAAGTTcataaggaaagaaagaaacgAAACTttgtaaacatattatataaattcattatttaacagTGACAGATAGATTCGggattaaaaaagagaaaatacagtCACAACCGTATGGATTCGTACATAACGCACCTGGAcacaaaacaaacatttttctttcttctaatatataattataacaaaactaTTCATAGTATGacgaaatttgaaaatattattggcTGTGTATGTAGTAGATCTATAAAACAATGCAAAAAATGAGTGTTGTGTGTAAGTGCGAGAGAGAGATGATAACTACATCCTTGGATGGATAATTCATCTATTAGGTTGAAGACACACTGTATTTGTCATTATTCGCATCTTtaatatcaacaatattttgatttagtttGTCATTCTCAAATTCCACAAAGTCATCTAAGAGACTTGGCCATGCCTCAGTATCGTCATACGAAGACAAATCCGAGCCaacaatttctaaaaagtttaaaaacatattcCAAGTATCTTTGGAGATTCCTCTAATAAACGGATGAATTTTCAAGAAATGAAACCACTTGGGGAGAATAATATTTAGCGACTGTGATGATGTTCTTTGACTAAATACGAGTTGCCATAGACTAGTGGCCATTTCCGTGGGTAAAATGCGTTGACCAGGCTCTAAGCCAAATTTGTATGTAAAACGGTACAAGTCTCTGAATGAAGCATTATAGGAAAAGTTTGAGGAAGATTCTTGAACCTCATTGACCCTGACTGAACACGCTGTTAGATGCCTTTTTAAGGAAGCCACATCATCTGCTCCTAGACTTTTGAGGCCCTCAATAAATTCTAAGCGAGTGAGTCGACACATCCTTTCGGCCTTGCATTTCCATGCTAAAATGAGAATACGAAACTCCTCTGGCTGAAGCTCAAGATCCGCACATAGCTTCTGAACACCCTCTGAAAGAATGAGGTTCTCTGAATCATGGTAAATATCGAATAAGGCAGAGATATCCGATTCAGACACTATTTTGAGGGGAGTGAGAGCTCTTCTCTCTTCAAGAGGAGTCTCCTGTCTGGGCTCCTCCTTCTCATCTCCGACGCCTCCCGACGCTCCACTTCCACTACTCGGGCTCTCTCCATTCACACACTCGGAAACTGAAAAGTAGAGTTAGAGTTAGGAGTTGCCACTTAAGAGTTCCTCACCTACCGGAAATCAAATCCGTGAAGGTCTTCACCTCCTTCTTACTCTTCCCTCCATAACTGGACCTCCTCTGTCGTTTATGACCTTCATAGCAGCAAAAGCAACGGCCTCCGCCTCCGCCTTCACCACACAGGATATTACCCATCATGACTTTTCAACACAGGTCACATATCACTCTTCCACCTCTCACTTACGCAACCCTGTGCACCAAATACTACTACTTATTAGAACTAATTAGGAATTACTTTAGAGAATTTCAGCATTCAGCTCACCTCCTCCATCAGTGCCACTAATGTATGTCTAATACTAATCTATCACTTCTCACCACTTAGCAGCTAGCTAGAAGAATACCCCTACACTCAGCAGTACACAGCCTAGCTTCCTCAACTACGCACGCAACCTCCTTTCATGTACACTCTCATTAcgtcacaaaaacaaaactaaccCCCCTCATTCATTCTCATCACAAACTGCTACATAAAGTAATagataatagataatttataaaatatcaaacttttttatttccctaTATTAACTTTTAATACTATCTAGCTGTAGGACCTGAAACTCCAATCTCGCAATCTGGTGAATtaaactacgacaaatattatattatatattaacatCACGTGTTATGTTTATCAAATCTTCCATTTTactgtaatatttgaaatcccttaaaatatttcttggGTAAAACATGATAGACTGACTGAATTTATACAGTTCAAAATCAAACTAGATATTTGTTAAAgggttttataaattaaatatttcaaaaaatattgcattaattatttcaacGGATGcattattccttcaaaaatatagtattcaCTTCAGGTCGTGTTAGtacaaaatttttatgttacaaGTAATCCAGTAACTTTTTTGTACTAATGGTATTAATTCACAAAGTCAGTTGATTCTTGTGTGTTCGCTTAATTCAAATAGCTAGATGTGGAGCGAGGATCACAACATactattctaaattattaattaagaataatttattgtttatgtgTGTCTCTTAAAGGAAATTTTATGTTGACTTGTTTTTTATAGCACAGAgaacttaaaattaattcctataTTTCTTGACGTTGGATTTTATGCTCTATTCCATTAGACTCCAAGTCAAAATAAATGTGTCGATTGAGTGCTGACTAGCGACTCACTCATCAGTGATCAGCCTTGGCTATTACTTCATGATAATTAGACATAATTaccaaaaataacattattttaatccttttaagCTCATAAtggagaaataaaaattgattaagttTAGATATTTCCTATGGGTTTCAGTTCGGCAACAAATGTAAGAATACATTATCATCGTAATTAATTACTGAGAAAATCAATGAAATATGAAACAAATGACTAAACAGTATCAGTTCTACCAAATGTGGCATCCATTTCATTAAATTGTAtcagttataataataacaaaggaACAGAAAAAAGGGACGGAGTTCCATGACAGAAAGGGAGGAAGATGGGCGATGGGACTCCGAGCGTTTAAAGCTTTAAGAGGGATGAGAATTAGATGATGGTCGACGGATGCGCGGGATGAGTGACAGaaaggttttttaaaagttagtaTTAGAATAAGAAAGGCGGAAAAAGGGGGCCGGGTGGAGAAAGAAAACTATTattggtttaatattgtatagactatagtatagtagtagtagtagacAGTAATTGTATACTGTTACAGTCCTTCGAGTTTTGACTATGCCCTGGCTATCAAATGGCATGGCTTGCTCCTGACGCCGAGAAGGAGAAGAAGGAACAAGgggaggggaaaaaaaagagaaaagaaggaaAGAGGGAGATATATGTGTTTATCGATTGAAGACTGTTCTTCTTTGTTGAGTGTGTGTCTGTGTACAGTGTATACGGTATACAGATACTactaaaaagaaagaagggaGGAAGGGAAGGGGGCTTTAAATATATACccagagaaatatatttttgtatcgcATACGGTcgtattcatttatatttataaaaagcgaaagagagagagagagacagagagagagacgTACAGATAAGAGAATAGAGGGGAGGAAgaaagaaggaaggaaggagGGAGGGAGGGAGAGCGAGCGAGCGAGTGAGCAACTTAACCGAGACAGAAGCagaaagagagagaaggaaaga from Lepeophtheirus salmonis chromosome 1, UVic_Lsal_1.4, whole genome shotgun sequence includes these protein-coding regions:
- the SCCRO3 gene encoding DCN1-like protein 3; its protein translation is MMGNILCGEGGGGGRCFCCYEGHKRQRRSSYGGKSKKEVKTFTDLISVSECVNGESPSSGSGASGGVGDEKEEPRQETPLEERRALTPLKIVSESDISALFDIYHDSENLILSEGVQKLCADLELQPEEFRILILAWKCKAERMCRLTRLEFIEGLKSLGADDVASLKRHLTACSVRVNEVQESSSNFSYNASFRDLYRFTYKFGLEPGQRILPTEMATSLWQLVFSQRTSSQSLNIILPKWFHFLKIHPFIRGISKDTWNMFLNFLEIVGSDLSSYDDTEAWPSLLDDFVEFENDKLNQNIVDIKDANNDKYSVSST